The proteins below come from a single Mycolicibacterium sp. TY81 genomic window:
- a CDS encoding ABC transporter family substrate-binding protein: MVVRAHPADTLNGVPTARRQLMTTGALVSVLALAGCTVSPPPAPRSTETTKTVVPPPPKMSQIIMAIDWIGPGFNPHLQSDQSPVNAAISALVLPSSFRPIADPASPSGSRWELDPSLLLSADVTNQNPFTVTYKIRPEAQWTDNAPIAADDYWYQWRQMVSQPGVVDPAGYDLVTGVQSVDGGKTAVVTFARPYPAWRELFNNILPAHIVKDVPGGFGAGLARAMPVTGGQFRVESIDPQRDEILLARNDRYWSVPSVPDQVLFRRGGSPAALADSIRNRDTQVAQVHGGQATFAQLAAIPGVRTARIVTPRVMQLTLRAQRPALTDVQVRKALLGLLDVGLLAAVGAGSDNTVTLAQAQIRTPSDPGYVPTAPPALDRNAAMDLLVRAGYNIEPDVAPPSPPGMPPPPGHDRLVKDGKPLGLAIGVAANDPTSVAVANTAADQLRSVGIEATVLAMDPVALYAEGLERVDAIVGWRHAGGDLATVLASRYGCPGLDATAVSTATPPAPTGQPTASTSKTAVPQPSTPTVTSTAPTIPLPKPLGGDQLVQAPSNLTGICDHAIQPKIDAALAGTEKIADVLNELEPKLWAMETVLPILQDTTIVAAGPTVQNVSLTGAVPVGIVGDAGKWVKVP; the protein is encoded by the coding sequence ATGGTGGTTCGGGCTCACCCGGCGGATACCCTGAACGGCGTGCCGACCGCCCGCCGCCAGCTGATGACGACAGGCGCACTGGTGTCGGTCCTGGCGCTTGCGGGCTGCACCGTCAGTCCGCCGCCGGCGCCGCGCAGCACCGAGACGACCAAGACCGTCGTCCCGCCGCCGCCCAAGATGAGCCAGATCATCATGGCCATCGACTGGATCGGCCCCGGGTTCAACCCGCATCTGCAGTCCGACCAGTCGCCGGTCAACGCGGCCATCTCGGCGCTGGTCCTGCCGAGCTCGTTCCGGCCCATCGCCGATCCGGCGTCGCCCTCGGGGTCGCGCTGGGAACTCGACCCGTCGCTGCTGCTGTCGGCCGACGTGACCAATCAGAACCCGTTCACCGTCACGTACAAGATTCGTCCCGAGGCGCAGTGGACCGACAACGCGCCCATCGCCGCCGACGACTACTGGTACCAGTGGCGCCAGATGGTCAGCCAGCCCGGCGTCGTCGACCCGGCCGGCTACGACCTGGTGACCGGTGTCCAGTCGGTCGACGGCGGCAAGACGGCCGTCGTCACCTTCGCCCGGCCGTACCCGGCCTGGCGCGAACTGTTCAACAACATCCTGCCGGCGCACATCGTCAAGGACGTGCCGGGCGGTTTCGGTGCCGGGCTGGCGCGGGCCATGCCGGTGACGGGCGGCCAGTTCCGCGTCGAGAGCATCGACCCGCAGCGCGACGAAATCCTGCTGGCGCGCAACGACCGCTACTGGAGCGTGCCGTCGGTGCCCGACCAGGTGCTGTTCCGGCGCGGGGGATCGCCTGCGGCCCTTGCTGATTCGATCCGCAACCGGGATACCCAGGTGGCCCAGGTGCACGGCGGGCAGGCGACGTTCGCGCAACTCGCGGCCATCCCCGGCGTGCGGACCGCGCGGATCGTCACCCCACGGGTCATGCAGCTGACGCTGCGCGCGCAGCGGCCCGCACTGACCGACGTCCAGGTCCGCAAGGCACTGCTGGGCCTGCTCGACGTCGGCCTGCTGGCCGCTGTCGGCGCGGGCAGCGACAACACCGTGACGCTGGCCCAGGCGCAGATCCGGACCCCGTCGGACCCGGGCTACGTGCCGACGGCGCCGCCGGCCCTCGACCGCAACGCCGCGATGGACCTGTTGGTGCGTGCCGGGTACAACATCGAGCCCGACGTCGCGCCGCCGTCGCCTCCCGGCATGCCACCGCCGCCCGGCCACGATCGGCTGGTCAAAGACGGCAAGCCACTGGGGCTGGCCATCGGCGTCGCTGCCAACGACCCGACGTCGGTCGCGGTGGCGAACACGGCGGCCGACCAACTGCGCAGCGTCGGGATCGAGGCCACCGTGCTGGCCATGGATCCGGTGGCCCTGTACGCCGAGGGACTGGAGCGCGTCGACGCGATCGTCGGCTGGCGTCATGCCGGGGGCGACCTGGCGACGGTGCTGGCATCGCGCTACGGCTGCCCGGGACTGGACGCGACGGCGGTCTCCACCGCCACGCCGCCGGCGCCCACGGGACAGCCGACGGCGTCAACCTCGAAAACCGCTGTGCCGCAGCCGTCGACGCCGACGGTGACGTCGACGGCGCCGACCATCCCGCTGCCCAAGCCGCTCGGCGGTGATCAGCTGGTGCAGGCGCCCAGTAACTTGACCGGCATCTGCGACCACGCGATCCAGCCGAAGATCGACGCGGCGCTGGCCGGCACCGAGAAGATCGCCGACGTGCTGAACGAGCTGGAGCCCAAGCTCTGGGCGATGGAGACGGTGCTGCCGATCCTGCAGGACACCACGATCGTCGCGGCCGGCCCGACGGTGCAGAACGTCAGCCTCACCGGCGCCGTCCCGGTCGGGATCGTGGGCGACGCCGGCAAGTGGGTCAAGGTCCCCTGA
- the mshB gene encoding N-acetyl-1-D-myo-inositol-2-amino-2-deoxy-alpha-D-glucopyranoside deacetylase: protein MGDMETPRLLFVHAHPDDETLTTGATIAHYAARGADVRVLTCTLGEEGEVIGSQWAQLAVDGADQLGGYRIGELTSALRELGVDRPRYLGGAGHWRDSGMEGSPARHRQRFADADMDEAVSELVAVLRDFRPHVVVTYDPNGGYGHPDHVQAHRVTTAAVAASAGDGHPGEPWQVPKFYWTVMDGESMAEALESINEVELPDSWVRIPASALPFDLGHRIDAVIDAQDSLPAKVAAMRAHQTQVTVEPSGRVFALSNNIALPISPVEHYLLVDGAAGQRDDRGVETDLLSGINLA from the coding sequence CTGGGGGACATGGAGACCCCACGGCTGCTGTTCGTCCATGCCCATCCGGATGACGAGACACTGACTACCGGAGCGACCATCGCGCACTACGCGGCCCGCGGCGCCGACGTGCGGGTGCTCACGTGCACGCTGGGCGAAGAGGGTGAGGTCATCGGTTCGCAGTGGGCGCAGTTGGCGGTCGACGGAGCCGACCAGCTGGGTGGCTACCGCATCGGCGAATTGACTTCGGCGCTCAGGGAATTGGGCGTCGACCGGCCGCGGTATCTGGGCGGGGCCGGCCATTGGCGCGATTCCGGTATGGAAGGCAGCCCGGCGCGGCACCGTCAGCGGTTCGCGGACGCCGACATGGACGAGGCCGTCTCCGAACTGGTGGCGGTGCTGCGGGATTTCCGCCCGCACGTCGTCGTCACCTATGACCCCAACGGCGGCTACGGGCATCCCGACCATGTCCAGGCGCACCGGGTGACGACGGCTGCGGTCGCCGCGTCGGCCGGGGACGGTCATCCGGGCGAGCCGTGGCAGGTCCCGAAGTTCTACTGGACCGTGATGGACGGTGAGTCGATGGCCGAGGCGCTGGAGTCCATCAACGAGGTCGAGCTGCCCGACAGCTGGGTGCGGATCCCGGCCAGTGCGCTGCCGTTCGATCTCGGTCACCGCATCGACGCCGTCATCGACGCGCAGGACAGCCTGCCGGCCAAGGTCGCCGCCATGCGGGCCCACCAGACGCAGGTGACGGTCGAGCCGAGCGGCCGGGTCTTTGCGCTGTCCAACAACATCGCGCTGCCGATCAGCCCCGTCGAGCACTACCTGTTGGTCGACGGCGCGGCGGGCCAACGTGACGACCGTGGTGTGGAAACTGACCTACTCAGCGGGATAAACCTCGCGTGA
- a CDS encoding chloride channel protein has protein sequence MTRRALEFGSAVLLTGLLAGVAGAATVSLLHAVEHLAYHYSYGLLLDGIGASSPVRRALAPAIGGALAGLGWWILRRRSGTPSLSATIAGKKPMQHLPMAADAALQALAVGTGASLGRETAPRQLAAVLSSYGTTWLGRLTSSTLGTLTARDREILLSCAAGAGLGAVYSVPLGGAFFAARVMMGTWHPKVVGTALITSSLAVAVSHPVTHFERDLTWPDPALSYQFTMLALAIAPLAVVIGLTFNRLMTSAGPKPQLTSWLLIPGVALAGLVTGICSIYRPELPGNGRSVLIVSVDAQLSLAAAVVLLVLKPLLTALYLRVGAVGGLITPALATGAAAGTVATFALNGLADTHLHVPAVALTCAAGVLAITQRAPAFAALFVWELAHPPIWLLLVFAVAAYSSHGIRLLREQSAARAKTTEPKPAHKQLRGP, from the coding sequence GTGACGCGACGTGCGCTGGAGTTCGGGAGTGCGGTGCTGCTCACCGGCCTGCTCGCCGGGGTTGCCGGCGCGGCGACCGTCTCACTGCTGCACGCCGTCGAACATCTCGCCTATCACTATTCGTATGGGCTCCTGCTCGACGGCATCGGCGCCAGTTCGCCGGTTCGACGCGCGTTGGCACCTGCGATCGGCGGGGCGCTCGCGGGACTCGGCTGGTGGATCTTGCGCCGGCGCAGCGGAACTCCGTCGCTGTCGGCGACCATCGCCGGCAAGAAGCCGATGCAGCACCTGCCGATGGCGGCCGACGCCGCGCTGCAGGCGCTCGCCGTCGGCACCGGTGCATCGCTCGGCCGGGAGACGGCGCCGCGTCAATTGGCCGCGGTGCTCAGCAGTTACGGGACGACGTGGCTCGGGCGGCTGACGTCGTCGACGCTCGGAACGCTGACGGCCCGCGACCGCGAGATTCTGCTGTCGTGTGCGGCGGGCGCCGGCCTGGGCGCGGTGTACAGCGTGCCGCTGGGCGGGGCGTTCTTCGCCGCGCGCGTCATGATGGGCACCTGGCATCCCAAGGTCGTCGGCACGGCGCTCATCACGTCGAGCCTGGCGGTCGCGGTGTCGCATCCGGTCACCCATTTCGAGCGCGACCTCACCTGGCCGGATCCGGCACTGTCGTACCAATTCACCATGCTGGCGTTGGCCATCGCGCCGCTGGCGGTGGTGATCGGCCTGACGTTCAACCGGTTGATGACGTCAGCGGGGCCCAAGCCGCAGCTGACCTCCTGGCTGCTCATCCCGGGCGTCGCGCTGGCGGGGCTGGTGACCGGCATCTGCTCGATCTACCGGCCCGAGCTGCCCGGCAACGGCCGCAGCGTGCTGATCGTCAGCGTCGACGCGCAGCTGAGCCTCGCCGCCGCGGTCGTTCTCCTGGTGCTCAAACCGCTGCTCACCGCGCTGTATCTGCGGGTCGGCGCGGTCGGCGGCCTGATCACGCCGGCGCTGGCCACCGGCGCGGCCGCGGGCACCGTCGCGACGTTCGCCCTCAACGGCCTGGCCGATACGCATCTGCACGTACCGGCCGTGGCACTGACCTGCGCGGCGGGCGTCCTCGCGATCACCCAGCGGGCCCCGGCATTCGCGGCGTTGTTCGTCTGGGAGCTGGCGCATCCGCCGATCTGGCTGCTGCTGGTTTTCGCGGTGGCCGCGTACTCGTCGCACGGCATCCGGCTGCTGCGGGAACAGTCGGCCGCTCGCGCGAAGACCACCGAGCCGAAGCCGGCGCACAAACAGCTCAGGGGACCTTGA